From the genome of Rhodobacteraceae bacterium Araon29, one region includes:
- a CDS encoding 4-hydroxy-2-oxo-heptane-1,7-dioate aldolase — translation MDLRKNRFKAALNEGRHQLGIWSGLGGHTAPEILATCGFDWVLIDAEHSPMEPIDVLPALQAISGYPEVTPIVRPADHSASVIKRLLDMGAQSLLIPFIQNRQEAEEAVKSIRYAPKGIRGMAGITRANRFGQVQDYATRANEEICLLVQAETAEALENLEDIASVDGVDGVFIGPADLAASMGFVGQPDHPDVVKACEDAIARLGVIGCPAGILTLNENFSKRCIELGTLFTAVGVDLVMVVDGAKELRQRFNHV, via the coding sequence ATGGACCTACGAAAAAATCGTTTTAAAGCCGCATTAAACGAGGGCCGCCATCAATTGGGCATTTGGAGCGGTTTAGGCGGACATACCGCCCCGGAAATATTAGCGACTTGCGGATTTGATTGGGTTTTAATTGATGCTGAGCATAGCCCAATGGAGCCAATCGATGTTTTGCCAGCGCTTCAGGCCATCTCAGGGTATCCCGAAGTTACGCCGATTGTCAGGCCTGCGGATCACAGCGCAAGCGTTATAAAACGATTGCTAGATATGGGTGCACAGTCTCTGCTAATTCCTTTCATTCAAAATCGTCAAGAAGCGGAAGAGGCAGTTAAATCAATAAGATATGCTCCAAAAGGCATTCGCGGAATGGCTGGAATTACACGTGCAAACCGTTTTGGACAAGTTCAAGATTACGCCACGCGCGCCAATGAAGAGATTTGTTTGCTTGTCCAAGCCGAAACAGCTGAGGCGTTGGAAAACCTTGAGGATATTGCCTCTGTAGATGGGGTAGATGGGGTGTTTATTGGACCAGCTGATCTGGCCGCAAGCATGGGATTTGTCGGCCAACCTGACCACCCAGATGTAGTAAAAGCCTGCGAAGATGCTATTGCGCGCCTAGGTGTAATAGGATGTCCGGCAGGGATCCTAACACTGAACGAAAATTTTTCTAAGCGCTGCATAGAGCTCGGCACGCTTTTCACCGCCGTCGGAGTTGACTTAGTTATGGTTGTTGATGGCGCTAAAGAATTGCGGCAACGTTTCAATCACGTTTAA
- a CDS encoding cyclic nucleotide-binding domain-containing protein encodes MKRTGCVAFKKSFLAGEEIYKAGQNSNGAFIIVSGTVSLYTDMDFHLVTLGEGELFGELGQVVDEQRSVTAIARTDCQLKHIPRNVLDEKFKNSDPAINGMFRALAIRLRKANEQKVEMWTEIESLRTGRKDLELEMEKMKRALKN; translated from the coding sequence ATTAAAAGGACTGGTTGCGTGGCGTTTAAAAAAAGCTTTCTTGCTGGTGAAGAAATTTACAAGGCTGGCCAAAATTCCAATGGTGCCTTTATAATTGTGTCTGGGACTGTCAGCCTTTATACAGACATGGACTTTCATTTGGTTACTCTTGGCGAGGGCGAGTTATTTGGTGAACTTGGGCAGGTTGTTGATGAACAACGAAGTGTGACGGCAATTGCAAGAACGGACTGTCAGCTTAAGCATATCCCGCGAAATGTTTTAGACGAGAAGTTTAAAAATTCTGATCCTGCCATAAATGGTATGTTTAGAGCTTTGGCGATACGGCTTAGAAAGGCAAACGAGCAAAAAGTTGAAATGTGGACAGAAATCGAAAGCTTGCGGACTGGTAGAAAAGACCTTGAACTGGAGATGGAAAAAATGAAACGGGCTCTAAAAAATTAA
- a CDS encoding heme biosynthesis protein HemY — MLLSLLKILVFLALVAALAMGITYLLDAENIVLGDVQTTIAGTEYTISPLQTVILILILSGVVLLVLKLSTLLVAILRFINGDETAVSRYFFRNRERKGYQAFSEGMLALASGEGGVALSKATKAERYLKKPALTNLLAAQAAEISGDRQKATEIYKTLIMEQQTRFVGIRGILKQRLEDGETEVALKLAEKAFLIKPKHEETQDILLSLQARSQDWEGARKTLNAKLKHGGLPRDVHKRRDAVLALSQARGILKDGETIEAREAAIESNRLSPDLVPAAVMAARSYIEQDKHKYALRVIKKAWAAQPHPDLAAAFCEIAPDETPLERLKRFEMLRKLAPEHRETKLTLAELHLVAEDFPGARRALGTLLDHQPDAHILTIMAAIERGEGGEDHAVRAWLAKALSAQRGPQWVCENCQTAHPEWDAVCPICDAFDTMSWKEPPATTLSSSTHFEMLPLLVGKSANGEVSQPVDYIERGAQEDSDTKDPEPENPKT, encoded by the coding sequence ATGTTGCTTTCTTTGTTGAAAATTCTGGTTTTTCTGGCGCTGGTTGCGGCCTTGGCCATGGGCATTACATATTTGCTCGATGCTGAGAATATTGTTCTTGGGGATGTGCAAACAACAATTGCTGGCACTGAGTACACCATTAGCCCGCTACAAACTGTGATACTTATTTTAATTTTAAGTGGCGTTGTATTGTTGGTTCTCAAATTATCTACTCTGCTGGTGGCTATATTGCGGTTTATAAATGGGGATGAAACGGCCGTATCGCGATATTTTTTCCGCAACCGTGAACGCAAAGGATATCAAGCCTTTTCAGAGGGGATGCTGGCCTTGGCCTCAGGCGAGGGAGGGGTTGCACTGTCAAAAGCGACTAAAGCTGAGAGATATTTGAAAAAACCAGCTCTCACTAACTTGTTGGCTGCTCAAGCTGCGGAAATATCTGGCGATCGACAAAAAGCCACTGAAATTTACAAAACCCTGATCATGGAACAACAGACCCGGTTTGTTGGTATTCGTGGTATCTTAAAACAACGTTTGGAAGATGGTGAAACCGAGGTTGCTTTAAAGCTGGCAGAAAAAGCATTTTTGATAAAACCCAAGCATGAAGAGACACAAGATATTCTTTTATCATTACAAGCCCGATCCCAAGACTGGGAGGGTGCGCGAAAGACGTTAAATGCTAAGTTAAAGCATGGCGGTCTGCCGCGCGATGTCCACAAGCGCCGCGATGCAGTTTTAGCCCTGTCGCAAGCGCGCGGAATTTTAAAAGATGGGGAGACCATCGAAGCTCGTGAGGCGGCAATAGAGTCAAATAGACTGTCCCCAGACCTCGTACCGGCAGCGGTGATGGCGGCGCGAAGTTATATTGAACAAGACAAGCATAAATACGCGTTACGAGTTATCAAGAAAGCTTGGGCTGCCCAGCCGCATCCAGATTTGGCGGCGGCCTTCTGTGAAATTGCCCCTGATGAAACGCCTTTAGAGCGGCTAAAGCGGTTCGAAATGCTGCGCAAACTTGCACCTGAGCACCGTGAAACAAAGCTAACATTGGCTGAATTGCACTTGGTAGCAGAGGATTTTCCGGGGGCACGGCGGGCTTTGGGAACGCTTTTGGATCATCAACCTGATGCCCATATTCTTACAATCATGGCCGCCATTGAACGCGGTGAAGGAGGAGAGGACCACGCAGTGCGCGCCTGGCTTGCAAAAGCGCTAAGCGCTCAACGTGGACCACAGTGGGTTTGCGAAAATTGTCAAACGGCCCATCCAGAGTGGGACGCTGTTTGTCCAATCTGTGATGCCTTTGATACTATGTCTTGGAAAGAGCCACCTGCAACCACATTAAGCTCTTCAACGCATTTCGAAATGCTACCTCTTTTGGTTGGAAAAAGTGCCAACGGAGAGGTGTCTCAACCGGTGGACTATATTGAACGCGGTGCACAAGAAGATAGTGATACAAAAGATCCAGAACCGGAAAACCCTAAAACATAA
- the tsaD gene encoding tRNA (adenosine(37)-N6)-threonylcarbamoyltransferase complex transferase subunit TsaD — MEEIMVASGGLYLGLESSCDDSAAAIVQVLPNQKAKVLSSVVIGQSVLHKEFGGVVPEVAARAHAERMDICVTDALTQSGKTLKDVDVIGVTAGPGLIGGVLSGVMSAKGLALGLGRPLIGVNHLAGHALTPRMTDQVNYPYLMLLVSGGHCQFLIVKSAQEFHRLGGTIDDAPGEAFDKVARLLGLQQPGGPEVEKKAQSGDPNRFRFPRPLLDRAGFDLSFSGLKTAVLRARDTLIEDQGGLYDQDRSDFCASFQAAVADVLMEKSRRAIEQYLRLNPDQPTLAVAGGVAANSEIRRRLKQLADDLNLTFIAPPLQFCTDNAAMIAYAAAELYQLGIRHDMTLSARPRWPLDEKQTALLGGGKKGAKA, encoded by the coding sequence ATGGAAGAAATCATGGTTGCGAGTGGTGGCCTCTATCTTGGGTTGGAAAGCAGCTGCGATGATAGCGCCGCTGCTATTGTACAGGTTTTGCCAAATCAAAAAGCAAAGGTTTTATCTTCGGTTGTTATTGGCCAATCTGTTTTGCACAAAGAGTTTGGCGGTGTTGTCCCTGAGGTTGCGGCGCGCGCGCATGCTGAGCGTATGGATATATGTGTCACTGATGCTTTGACACAGTCGGGAAAAACCCTAAAGGATGTTGATGTAATAGGGGTTACTGCTGGTCCAGGTTTGATTGGAGGCGTTCTGTCCGGTGTTATGAGCGCCAAAGGGCTGGCTTTAGGCTTGGGGAGGCCCTTGATAGGCGTCAACCACCTTGCAGGCCATGCGCTGACACCGCGCATGACAGATCAGGTGAATTATCCTTATCTTATGCTATTGGTCTCAGGCGGGCATTGCCAATTTCTGATTGTGAAATCTGCGCAAGAGTTTCACCGATTGGGCGGCACGATCGATGATGCCCCCGGTGAAGCCTTTGACAAGGTCGCTCGATTACTGGGACTGCAGCAACCCGGCGGACCTGAAGTGGAAAAAAAGGCGCAAAGCGGCGACCCTAATCGTTTTCGGTTTCCAAGGCCCCTGCTTGATCGCGCGGGGTTTGATTTATCATTCTCGGGGTTAAAGACAGCGGTTTTGCGAGCGCGCGATACTCTGATCGAAGATCAGGGCGGTCTTTATGATCAAGACCGCAGCGATTTTTGCGCCAGTTTTCAAGCTGCTGTGGCGGATGTTTTGATGGAAAAATCGCGGCGCGCTATTGAGCAATATTTGCGCCTAAACCCTGATCAACCGACGTTGGCGGTTGCAGGGGGGGTTGCTGCAAATTCTGAAATCCGAAGGCGATTAAAGCAGCTTGCTGATGATCTAAATTTAACCTTCATCGCCCCACCCTTACAATTTTGTACGGACAATGCAGCAATGATTGCCTATGCAGCTGCCGAATTATATCAGCTTGGTATCCGCCATGATATGACGTTATCTGCCCGGCCAAGATGGCCCTTGGATGAAAAACAAACTGCGCTTTTGGGCGGCGGTAAAAAGGGGGCTAAAGCATGA
- a CDS encoding NAD(P)H-dependent glycerol-3-phosphate dehydrogenase, whose amino-acid sequence MTFAVLGAGAFGSALAIALARGGKEVMLWGRSSDHMRLMQSSRQNQKHLGDAQFPDSLSATHDLREACQKEVIFLAVPMQQLSALLSKIETNLDAKVLIACCKGIDLSTVQGPTGIIKQLAPRAEAAILTGPSFASDIAKGLPTALTLACRSTEVGKKIQHDIATDALRIYRSEDVSGAELGGALKNVVAIACGITIGAGLGDSARAALMTRGYSEICRMALALGANPETLSGLSGLGDLSLTCMSEGSRNYRFGHALGSGHQQGEKQTVEGKATAQAAVKLAQKLGLDMPITKAVNDLVSGRIDVAQATLMLMSRPQKEE is encoded by the coding sequence ATGACTTTCGCAGTGCTGGGTGCTGGCGCGTTTGGATCAGCTTTGGCCATTGCACTGGCACGGGGCGGAAAAGAGGTGATGTTGTGGGGACGCAGCAGCGATCATATGCGTTTGATGCAATCTTCAAGGCAAAACCAAAAACACCTAGGGGATGCACAATTTCCAGACTCATTGTCCGCAACCCACGATCTGCGCGAGGCCTGTCAAAAAGAAGTGATTTTCCTTGCGGTTCCAATGCAACAGCTTTCAGCACTTCTGTCAAAAATTGAAACCAATTTGGATGCTAAAGTGCTGATTGCCTGCTGTAAGGGCATTGATTTAAGTACCGTGCAAGGACCAACAGGAATAATCAAACAGCTGGCTCCTAGAGCTGAAGCCGCAATACTGACCGGTCCGAGCTTTGCTTCAGACATCGCAAAAGGATTACCAACAGCCCTGACGCTTGCTTGTAGATCAACTGAGGTTGGCAAGAAAATTCAGCATGATATTGCAACCGATGCGTTGCGAATTTATCGAAGCGAAGATGTGAGCGGAGCCGAATTGGGAGGCGCCTTAAAGAATGTAGTGGCGATTGCTTGCGGTATCACAATTGGTGCTGGGCTCGGGGACAGTGCCCGCGCAGCTTTGATGACCCGCGGATATTCAGAAATATGCCGGATGGCGCTGGCACTTGGTGCGAATCCTGAAACTCTTTCGGGTTTGTCTGGCCTTGGTGATTTAAGCCTGACATGTATGTCGGAAGGATCTAGAAATTATCGGTTTGGGCATGCACTCGGCAGTGGTCATCAACAGGGTGAAAAACAAACTGTTGAAGGTAAAGCAACAGCTCAGGCAGCCGTAAAACTGGCTCAAAAATTGGGGCTAGATATGCCCATTACCAAAGCTGTAAATGATTTAGTGTCTGGCCGAATTGACGTCGCTCAGGCAACTCTTATGTTAATGTCGCGACCACAAAAGGAAGAATAA
- a CDS encoding YciI family protein, protein MLVALIAHDKANHLDVRTQNRAAHLEYIKNSGKVSQAGPFLDENGEMTGSLIVLEVDSVSDAQNWSQNDPYAKAGLFESVRLIRWNKVI, encoded by the coding sequence ATGCTCGTTGCTCTTATCGCCCACGACAAAGCCAATCATCTGGATGTAAGGACACAGAATAGGGCTGCTCATCTGGAATATATCAAAAACTCTGGCAAGGTGTCTCAAGCAGGTCCTTTCTTGGATGAAAACGGGGAAATGACTGGGTCTTTGATCGTGCTGGAGGTGGATAGCGTTTCCGACGCACAAAACTGGTCGCAAAACGACCCCTATGCCAAAGCCGGTCTATTCGAAAGTGTTCGCTTGATACGGTGGAATAAAGTGATTTAA
- a CDS encoding EVE domain-containing protein: MQYWLFKSEPNTWSWDDQLAKSSLGEEWDGVRNYQARNFMRQMQVGDQGFFYHSLKEKSVVGIVEVIALAHPDSTTDDPRWECVDIKAVKSVLQPVSLAQIKSRIDLADMVLIKNSRLSVQPVTHQQWTVICEMAGV, from the coding sequence ATGCAGTACTGGCTATTCAAATCCGAACCTAACACTTGGAGTTGGGATGATCAGTTGGCTAAAAGTAGCCTTGGTGAAGAATGGGATGGCGTTCGAAATTATCAAGCCCGCAATTTTATGCGGCAAATGCAAGTCGGTGATCAGGGGTTTTTCTACCATTCATTGAAAGAAAAATCTGTCGTTGGAATTGTCGAAGTTATTGCATTAGCACACCCCGACAGCACCACGGATGACCCGCGCTGGGAATGCGTAGATATCAAAGCGGTAAAATCAGTATTACAGCCGGTCAGCCTTGCACAAATTAAATCACGAATTGATTTGGCTGATATGGTTTTGATTAAAAATTCAAGGTTATCCGTGCAACCGGTAACGCATCAGCAATGGACTGTTATCTGCGAAATGGCCGGCGTTTAA
- a CDS encoding Ldh family oxidoreductase has translation MTISEAEQLICSALRGSGATTEVAMSVAKALAAAESEGQVGHGFSRLEDYAAQLKSGKINPTAEIQVQTPFPASISIDADCGFAYPALDQALERGAEAAHLYGIASMSIFNSHHCGALSIQVEKLAQKGLIGMMVANTPKAIAPWGAAEAQFGTNPIAFAVPRSDAPALVMDLSLSKVARGKVMNASKSGQSIPEGWALDSAGNPTTDPAAALQGTMVPIGEAKGTALALMVETLAAVHTGSALSSAAGSFFNADGPPPRVGQFLLAIKPGQQADGEGFAGRFEQLLGEINAAEGARLPGQRRLKAREAAQSEGLAVPTTYVDIARRLA, from the coding sequence ATGACTATATCCGAAGCAGAACAACTGATTTGTAGCGCATTGAGAGGTTCGGGTGCGACGACAGAGGTTGCAATGTCTGTTGCAAAGGCATTGGCCGCTGCTGAATCCGAGGGGCAGGTTGGTCACGGGTTTTCCCGTCTCGAAGATTATGCCGCTCAATTGAAAAGTGGGAAAATTAATCCCACAGCCGAAATTCAAGTGCAAACCCCTTTTCCCGCCAGTATTTCTATCGATGCAGATTGTGGATTTGCCTATCCCGCTTTGGACCAAGCGCTTGAGCGTGGGGCAGAGGCAGCGCATCTTTATGGCATTGCTAGCATGTCGATTTTCAATTCCCATCATTGTGGCGCATTGTCGATACAAGTTGAAAAACTGGCCCAGAAAGGCCTGATCGGGATGATGGTTGCCAATACGCCAAAAGCCATAGCCCCATGGGGCGCAGCAGAAGCACAGTTCGGGACCAACCCAATCGCCTTTGCAGTTCCACGTTCGGACGCGCCTGCCTTGGTGATGGACCTGTCCCTTTCAAAAGTGGCTCGGGGCAAGGTTATGAACGCAAGCAAAAGCGGTCAATCTATTCCTGAGGGTTGGGCGTTGGACAGTGCTGGAAACCCGACAACAGACCCTGCTGCAGCGCTGCAAGGAACAATGGTTCCCATTGGCGAAGCCAAGGGCACAGCGCTGGCGTTAATGGTTGAAACTCTGGCTGCGGTTCATACAGGCAGTGCGCTTAGCAGCGCAGCAGGATCGTTTTTCAATGCGGATGGGCCACCGCCGCGGGTAGGTCAATTTCTGTTAGCGATCAAGCCGGGGCAGCAAGCCGACGGCGAAGGCTTTGCCGGCCGCTTTGAGCAACTGCTTGGGGAAATCAATGCGGCCGAAGGCGCACGGCTTCCCGGTCAGCGGCGACTAAAGGCGCGTGAAGCCGCGCAGTCCGAGGGCTTGGCAGTTCCTACTACCTATGTGGATATTGCCCGGCGCCTTGCGTAA
- a CDS encoding alcohol dehydrogenase catalytic domain-containing protein, which produces MKALVYKGPTQLSYQDVADPVQNEGTQLIRIDSVGICGSDMHAFLGHDERRPAPLILGHEAAGVIVGGTRDGEQVTINPLVSCGTCPACLAGRDNLCPDRQIISMPPRQGAFAEWVTMPDQNLVTVPKDIPLEKAALAEPIACGWHAVKLALAAVRNDPSELKVLVIGGGAIGLGAAISAQALGVQNITMLEPNDVRRDYLLKNCGQKVLSPDALKNGSDFDIVVDGVGYEATRETASAQVKPGGVIAHIGLGSAVGGLDIRRMTLQEITFIGTYTYTAQDFRETAQAIFDGSLGNLDWTETRSLADGKMALDNIRSGSVMAPKIILKP; this is translated from the coding sequence ATGAAGGCATTGGTTTACAAAGGCCCGACGCAATTAAGCTATCAAGATGTGGCGGACCCGGTTCAGAACGAGGGCACGCAATTGATCCGCATTGATAGTGTGGGTATTTGTGGATCAGATATGCATGCATTTCTTGGCCATGATGAACGTCGCCCTGCACCACTTATTTTGGGTCATGAAGCCGCTGGCGTGATTGTGGGCGGAACACGTGACGGTGAACAAGTCACCATCAATCCATTGGTTTCTTGTGGCACTTGTCCTGCCTGTTTGGCGGGGCGTGATAATCTTTGCCCGGACCGACAAATTATTTCTATGCCGCCGCGCCAGGGCGCTTTTGCCGAATGGGTGACAATGCCAGATCAAAATCTGGTAACCGTTCCAAAAGATATACCTTTAGAGAAGGCAGCATTGGCAGAGCCTATTGCCTGTGGGTGGCATGCGGTCAAATTGGCTTTGGCTGCCGTTCGCAATGATCCATCAGAGTTAAAGGTATTGGTCATTGGAGGCGGTGCTATTGGTCTTGGAGCGGCTATAAGTGCCCAAGCTCTCGGGGTTCAAAATATCACCATGCTCGAACCAAACGACGTTCGGCGAGATTACCTTCTTAAAAATTGCGGGCAAAAAGTTCTGTCGCCTGATGCGTTAAAGAATGGGTCAGATTTTGACATTGTCGTTGATGGTGTAGGCTATGAGGCAACCCGAGAAACGGCCAGCGCACAGGTTAAACCGGGCGGTGTGATTGCGCATATAGGTCTGGGATCAGCCGTTGGTGGGCTAGATATTCGCCGCATGACGCTGCAAGAAATTACCTTTATTGGAACTTACACCTATACCGCACAGGATTTCCGTGAAACGGCCCAAGCCATTTTTGATGGCAGTCTTGGGAATTTGGACTGGACAGAAACGCGCTCTTTGGCTGATGGCAAAATGGCCCTTGACAATATTCGTAGCGGGTCAGTAATGGCGCCTAAAATTATTCTCAAACCCTGA
- a CDS encoding SDR family oxidoreductase, producing MRDSKAIPALFDLSGKVACVTGASSGLGRRSALVLAAAGAKVVCVARRRDALLEVQAAMPKSCAIFNHDVADRSGLKSLSKKVAEPYGDPDIIVHAAGINNREPADEITPEGWDITLDLNLRAPFFLSQYLVPAMQAKGWGRIINFASLQSFRAFSGGLSYGASKGGVAQMTRAMAQAWSEKGINANAIGPGFFRTELTAAVFADPERSALNAQQTCIGRNGELEDIDGTVLFLASRASDYVTGQVLMVDGGFTAK from the coding sequence ATGCGTGACTCAAAAGCTATACCGGCACTTTTTGATCTAAGCGGGAAAGTCGCTTGCGTTACCGGTGCAAGTTCGGGCTTAGGCCGGCGTTCGGCGCTTGTCTTGGCAGCGGCTGGTGCAAAAGTGGTATGTGTTGCGCGCCGGCGGGATGCACTGTTGGAAGTTCAAGCGGCAATGCCAAAGAGCTGTGCCATTTTTAACCATGATGTAGCAGATAGATCTGGCTTGAAATCCCTTTCCAAAAAGGTGGCTGAACCATATGGTGATCCCGATATTATCGTGCATGCTGCAGGTATAAATAACCGTGAACCTGCAGATGAAATCACTCCTGAGGGATGGGATATTACGCTTGACTTGAACTTACGCGCCCCGTTTTTTCTTTCGCAGTATCTGGTGCCTGCAATGCAAGCCAAAGGATGGGGCCGCATTATCAATTTTGCGTCCTTGCAAAGCTTCAGAGCCTTCTCAGGCGGGCTTTCGTATGGCGCGTCAAAAGGCGGCGTCGCACAAATGACCAGAGCCATGGCTCAAGCTTGGTCCGAGAAAGGCATTAATGCCAATGCAATAGGGCCCGGTTTTTTTCGCACTGAACTAACCGCTGCAGTCTTTGCCGATCCCGAACGCTCTGCCCTGAATGCACAGCAAACTTGCATTGGCAGAAACGGGGAATTGGAAGACATCGACGGGACTGTCTTATTTCTAGCATCGCGGGCATCGGATTATGTCACTGGTCAGGTTCTAATGGTGGACGGGGGGTTCACAGCAAAATGA
- the hisD gene encoding histidinol dehydrogenase: MTREYLKKATLTSTSDATDVSATVQSILNDIETRGDAGALEYAAKFDKYSGNVILTKEEINAAAALVPEQLKRDIDFAHDNVRRFAEAQKATLKDIQIEVVPGLIAGQKSIPVDAAGCYIPGGRYSHIASAIMTVTTAKVAGCNHIVACSPPRPDVGIAPAIIYAAHVCGADTIMAMGGVQGVASMTFGLFGLPKANILVGPGNQFVAEAKRILFGRVGIDMIAGPTDSLILADKSADPMVVAVDLVGQAEHGYNSPVWLVTDDHALANEVMKLVPELIDDLPELNRDNATAAWRDYAEVILCSDREEMAATSDEYAPEHLTVQAEDLDWWLERLNCYGSLFLGEETTVAFGDKASGTNHVLPTSGAASYTGGLSVHKYMKIVTWQRATRSGAKPVAEATARISRLEGMEGHARTADIRLKKYFPDEDFDLSANA, translated from the coding sequence ATGACGAGAGAATACCTTAAAAAAGCAACCTTGACCTCAACCTCTGATGCTACAGATGTAAGCGCTACTGTTCAGAGTATTCTCAACGATATCGAAACCCGTGGCGATGCAGGTGCGTTGGAATATGCCGCCAAGTTTGACAAATACTCTGGCAATGTAATTTTGACCAAAGAAGAAATCAACGCGGCCGCCGCATTGGTTCCAGAACAGCTGAAGCGCGATATTGATTTCGCTCATGATAATGTGCGCAGATTTGCGGAAGCGCAAAAAGCGACGTTGAAAGATATTCAAATTGAAGTGGTTCCGGGTTTGATAGCAGGCCAGAAAAGCATTCCTGTCGATGCGGCGGGTTGTTATATTCCTGGGGGGCGTTATAGCCACATCGCAAGTGCTATTATGACCGTTACGACGGCCAAGGTTGCTGGATGTAACCACATCGTTGCCTGCTCTCCTCCTCGTCCAGACGTCGGCATTGCACCTGCAATTATTTATGCAGCGCATGTTTGCGGCGCAGATACAATCATGGCAATGGGCGGTGTGCAGGGTGTGGCGTCCATGACCTTTGGTCTTTTTGGTCTCCCCAAAGCAAATATCTTAGTCGGACCGGGAAATCAGTTTGTTGCCGAGGCAAAGCGTATTTTATTTGGCCGCGTTGGCATTGATATGATTGCGGGTCCTACGGATAGCCTAATCTTGGCAGACAAATCCGCCGATCCAATGGTTGTTGCCGTCGATCTGGTGGGGCAGGCAGAGCACGGATATAATTCGCCAGTATGGCTGGTTACTGATGATCACGCTCTTGCAAATGAAGTTATGAAACTTGTGCCGGAACTGATCGATGATTTGCCAGAACTAAACCGGGATAATGCGACAGCTGCATGGCGCGATTATGCCGAAGTCATCTTGTGCTCAGATCGAGAAGAAATGGCCGCAACATCAGACGAATATGCGCCAGAGCATTTGACCGTTCAAGCTGAAGATCTTGATTGGTGGCTAGAGCGGCTGAATTGCTATGGATCTCTGTTCTTAGGAGAAGAGACCACGGTAGCCTTTGGAGACAAAGCCTCTGGGACAAACCACGTTTTGCCAACTTCAGGCGCGGCGTCTTACACGGGCGGTCTGTCAGTGCACAAATATATGAAAATTGTGACTTGGCAGCGTGCAACGCGCAGTGGTGCAAAACCCGTAGCTGAGGCAACAGCGCGCATCTCTCGTCTTGAAGGGATGGAAGGCCATGCTCGCACAGCGGATATTAGGCTTAAAAAATACTTCCCAGATGAAGATTTTGATCTAAGTGCAAATGCGTGA
- a CDS encoding LacI family DNA-binding transcriptional regulator produces the protein MTQGSTVPTLADVARQAGVSTATVSRCLNTPEQLSKSTRERVLQTVQNMGYAPNFNARALAAKRTNTVGAIIPTMENAIFARGLQAFQEELGSLGMTLLVACSSYDNELEEQQIRALTARGADALLLIGHHRSPKIYEFLEKREVPVLISWIYQKHAEQISIGFDNRKAITPLAEKVVALGHQNIGFISAPTTENDRASDRVEGVRAVMQTSGLNPDDLKLIQIPYSIENGEIAFNKLMSSSKPPTVVICGNDVFAVGAVKSAKTLGFEVPRDISITGFDDIEIASVTEPALTTVHVPHRKMGKLAAQMLVDMIHDRKPQSRELDTSVKLRDTLGPPRH, from the coding sequence ATGACCCAAGGATCGACAGTCCCAACTTTAGCTGATGTTGCGCGCCAAGCAGGTGTTTCAACAGCAACTGTATCGCGCTGTCTTAACACGCCAGAACAGCTTAGCAAATCAACACGCGAAAGGGTTCTGCAAACCGTTCAGAATATGGGATATGCACCAAATTTTAATGCGCGGGCTCTGGCGGCAAAGAGAACAAATACCGTGGGGGCTATTATCCCCACAATGGAAAACGCGATTTTCGCGCGTGGTCTGCAGGCGTTTCAAGAAGAATTAGGGTCTCTTGGAATGACCCTACTTGTTGCCTGTTCCTCTTATGACAATGAGTTGGAGGAGCAACAGATAAGAGCCCTTACAGCACGAGGCGCTGATGCGCTTTTGCTAATTGGTCATCATCGCTCACCAAAAATTTATGAATTTTTGGAAAAACGGGAGGTCCCAGTTTTAATATCTTGGATTTATCAAAAACACGCAGAACAAATTTCCATCGGGTTTGATAATCGAAAGGCCATTACCCCCTTGGCCGAAAAAGTGGTCGCTTTAGGGCACCAAAACATTGGATTTATATCTGCACCCACAACCGAAAATGATCGTGCGAGTGATCGAGTGGAAGGTGTTCGCGCAGTCATGCAAACATCTGGTTTAAACCCCGATGATCTAAAGTTAATCCAAATTCCTTACTCAATTGAAAACGGAGAGATCGCCTTTAATAAGTTGATGTCTTCCAGCAAACCTCCAACCGTCGTTATTTGCGGTAATGATGTTTTTGCTGTGGGTGCTGTAAAATCCGCAAAAACCCTAGGATTTGAAGTGCCAAGGGACATATCCATTACAGGATTTGATGATATAGAAATTGCCAGTGTGACTGAACCAGCGCTCACCACTGTGCATGTTCCACACCGCAAAATGGGTAAATTAGCTGCACAAATGTTGGTTGATATGATCCATGACAGAAAGCCACAAAGCCGTGAGCTGGACACCAGTGTTAAATTAAGGGACACACTTGGCCCACCTCGTCACTGA